In Atopobium sp. oral taxon 416, the genomic stretch CCCCATCGCCTGTGTAAACGGAATTGAGTCGGTCGTACCGCCGTCGAGATAGTGATGGGAGTTTACATCGACCATCTTTGAGAACAGGGGTAAGGAGGAAGAGGCCCGGATCGACTCCACATCCTCCGGCAGGCTTTTTACGTGCAGGTAGGCCGGTGTACCGAAGGTCACATCTGACGCCACACAGTACATCTGCAGCGGGTTTCGGTTGAAGAGCTCTCCGTTGAACGGATCAAATGTGGACTGCACTTTGTCGTAGAGAAAATCCGCCCGAGCGATGTTGCCTGTCGTGATATAGGACCACATTGACATGAGCCTGGGATCATCCCTAAAGGCCAACATGATGCGCATTGTACGCCCGATCTGCCGACTCTTGTACGATGCGGCACTCATAGCACCTGCCGACACACCCCAGATAGAAGAGAAGCCCCAGATGCCCTCTTCCATCATCACATCGGTGACGCCAGCGGTGAACATATCACGGAAACCGCCGCCTTCCAGTACAAGCGCAACATTTTGCTTCACACCAATAGCCTCCCTGAATGGTCAATCGTCCTGAAAGTTTTTGTACCCGCTTCTCTTGAGTGCTTTACTCACGATTAACCGCTTAGACACGAATGCCCATACAGAGCACCGCTCATACACAGTGCCAGGGCCGTTGTCATCATATATGAGCGCAAGCCCGCTTATCGTACGGCAGACCCCCCGATCGGGCAGCTCGTGGGAGTTATCAACTACCGATCCCACAAACCCCCAGGCACCGTACTCAAGCAGCGCATCGGAAAGCGTCGCCGAAGGCCCAATCATCAAGGTCTTAGTGGATGAACCGAGTTCCAGCATAATGACTACATCACGTAGTATTGCAACAAAAGGCCAAAGGAATCATTCGGATGGATGAGACCTTTGGAATACAACCTGTCACTGGGTCTAGCGGCCTAGGTTCTCCACCTTTTTAGGTCCGCTTCTTTGTTGTAGTCTCAAAAGCGAACAGATATCACAACCGGATAGGAGATCCTATGGCTGTAAATGACAATACCAGCATCAATGGAGCGGGCACTTCACACCGCCCGATGCGCCGTGCAGAGCGTGAGGTTACGGATCCTACCGAAATCCATCAGATGCTTGATGAGATGCATGTCGTCCGCATCGCCTCAACAGATGCCGATGGCCCTTTTATTGTTCCCCTCAACTTCGGATATGAATGGGACACCACTAAGGGACATCCAACAACCCTCCCTACCCTCTGGCTGCATTCCGCAACCCAAGGCCGCAAGGTCGATGCTTGGCACTCCAATCCCAAGGTCGCGCTTGAACTCGACAGACCGATCGGTGTTACCACTGGGAACTTTGCCTGTGCCTATTCGTTGGACTATGAAAGCATCATGGCGTGGGGTACTATCCACGAGGTGCTTGATCCCGACAAAAAACGTCACGGCCTCACCTGCTTGATGAACCACATGGCACCGGGTGTTCCAGTTGAGTTTAAGGATGAGGTAGTGAAGCGCGTCGCGGTATGGCAGGTCAATATCAGCCGACTAACCACAAAACAGCGCGAAGCAAAATAACTTCTGGATAATGGCCATGCCTTCACAAGGCTTGTGTCATCACTACCCACTTCAGATCATTGTTTAAGCAATCAGAAAGGCGAAGGACAAGACTCCCTAGTCCCTCCTTATAACAGACAAAACGAGCCCCCGGCATACTGCCTAAACACGTATGCCGGGGGTTCGTCGTATTGACTATGGTGGAGGTGCGGAGAATCGAACTCCGGTCCAAAATAGACCCCTGATGTGTATCTTCAGGCTCAGTCACTGATTAGATCTGAGGCGTATCGCGTTCAGCGACCGACGGTTAACGCCCAAGCCCGTTTAAGCTTAGGCATGAGGAAAACGAGCAGAAGCCTCATGCAGCATCCCTCTGAGTCGACGCCGCACCACCAACGAGGGAAATCGGTGGATTGACGGCTACTTATTTAAGTTAAGCAGCGAGGGCATAAGAGCCCTCATATGAATTGTTGCTGTCAATTCAATTTGAATTACCCCAGATTAACGTGGAGAGGAGACCACGGCCTGCTGCTCATCTCAGGTCTACCCTGTCGAATCCAGTCACCCCCATAGTTGAGATTGGTGAGACAACTACCTCGTATTGGCAACGCCCACCAGAAACACATATGTAGTATACCCAAAATAGAAAAAAATGCACTCCTGAGCTGGGTTATTTCATGGATTGTGGCTGTATACTGGATTTCAGGCTTCAAGCGAACAGTTCCGGAAGACAGCTGTACATGTTCGGATGGGCGGTAAAACCTGTGACGTGGGGGCCGTAGAGGCCGGTCCGTTTCCACGCTGCAAAAAGAAGCTGATGTGGCATGTCCAAAAGATCCAAAAAGAAGACTCTGTTAGACCACTGTGGATATGAGGTCATGTCGCCTGCTCCCAGTACTTAGGGAACGCAATCGGCATACCTACGTAGCCTCTTCTGGTGGTCTGGTAGACACCGTCGCACCTGCGCCTGGTGAACTCAGGACATCCGCAGTGTGGGCATGTGGCGGACTTGCCGGCCTGCGCTGCCAGCTTCTCGCCTATCATCTGCTTGAGGTCGGCGGTAAGTGCGACCTTCTCCTCGTAGGTCAGCTACTTTGTTAGTTGTCGTATCATATCGAGTATGCGGGGCCTTCTTCAGGTCGGTTTCTTAGTCGAACCCGATTGTAGGACGATCCCGTGACATCTTTTCGCTTCCCTATATCCACAGTGGTCTAACAGAGAGAGCCAATAATATTGCTCCCAGAGACGCAGAAAAGAAGGCAGCGTGATCAACATCTTGTCCCTATGATGCCCTTCTAATTGTCAAGTCGTTTTGAGCATGCGGTTCTGGGCAATGATGTCGTAGTACAGCTCGCGCGCTATGTATCGCTTGACACATCGTATCGCCTCGAGCTTGGAGTGTCCCTTAGACATCTTGCGGGCCACCTAAGCGCGAGTCCTGTCGTCTATCTGCAGCCTTCCTGGCGCAGCGATGTGTATTGCGCTGTTCGCTGCCCTGCCAGCGCCCCTGTTGAGCCTGTGGAGTGTCGTGAGCCCCGACGACGCAGGACGCGCTGCTACCCCGCACAGCAGAACGACGACTCGCTGCTTGAGCCTCTCCGGATTGTCCCCCACTCTGATCATCAGCTGGGTGGCGCCCTGCGAGCTGACGCACTTCTCCTCGAGGATGGCCCCGATGGCTGCATCGAGCTCGTCCACCTTATCGTCGAGGTCCTAGTAGCGAGCGGCGAGCGCCTTGAGGGCGATGTGCGTGGGCGAGCGCAGGGTCGCGCTAGCCGGACGCGCCCGACCTTGATGCAGCGTGACCTGGGGACGAGGCGGGCGGCTGTCATCGCGCACTACTGGTCGCACACGGTGTCGGGAGCCGAGACAATCAGGGAGCGGATCTGCTCGATTGCGGCCTTATGCGCCATCGCGGCGTCGTCCTTGCCCCTGCTGCGCCTGACCGTGCGGTCGGGGGTGCTCACCTCGACGACCTGCACGTGCTCGCGCGAGAGGTGCTTAAAGCAGCTC encodes the following:
- a CDS encoding patatin family protein, with product MKQNVALVLEGGGFRDMFTAGVTDVMMEEGIWGFSSIWGVSAGAMSAASYKSRQIGRTMRIMLAFRDDPRLMSMWSYITTGNIARADFLYDKVQSTFDPFNGELFNRNPLQMYCVASDVTFGTPAYLHVKSLPEDVESIRASSSLPLFSKMVDVNSHHYLDGGTTDSIPFTQAMGLGGSKPLEGYTPATKAVVVLTRDRNYIKDLGNDGLVLRSHRYDSYPYFIAALEDRYERYNKCRKQLWDLGKEGSCLVIAPAKVVEVGVDESSGEKLLNLYLEGRQQAFKAIKQLREFVPEPDWVPDESITHY
- a CDS encoding pyridoxamine 5'-phosphate oxidase family protein; the protein is MAVNDNTSINGAGTSHRPMRRAEREVTDPTEIHQMLDEMHVVRIASTDADGPFIVPLNFGYEWDTTKGHPTTLPTLWLHSATQGRKVDAWHSNPKVALELDRPIGVTTGNFACAYSLDYESIMAWGTIHEVLDPDKKRHGLTCLMNHMAPGVPVEFKDEVVKRVAVWQVNISRLTTKQREAK
- a CDS encoding transposase, with protein sequence MDELDAAIGAILEEKCVSSQGATQLMIRVGDNPERLKQRVVVLLCGVAARPASSGLTTLHRLNRGAGRAANSAIHIAAPGRLQIDDRTRA